The Mycobacterium paragordonae genome includes a region encoding these proteins:
- a CDS encoding serine/threonine-protein kinase PknD, producing MTNTGSESRVGSRFGPYLLVRLIGRGGMGEVYEAEDTRKQRVVALKLISTQYSNNPVFRSRMQREADIAGRLTEPHIVPIHDYGELEGHFYVEMRLIDGVSLRSMLTQFGPMSPARTVAIVRQVAAALDAAHASGITHRDVKPENILIAQNDFAYLVDFGIAKAAHDPNLTQSGMAVGTYNYMAPERFTGDEVTYRADIYALACVLGECLTGAPPYRADSVERLIASHLMEPIPRPSVIRPGQVPAALDNVIAKGMAKNPNDRYMTAGDLAIAAHEALSTPDQRQEATILRRGDNETLMLPAVDPGAGGWSSQGGSGSYPSSPATMRAPVPPFRTGDETMAQPLPSNTGGWRERPQSTSDQFTQAAPIPAAGWASHPGVANPSGPVPMGPPPYQQHSQPHPTTPPAPPPKPKKSRKALIIGAAAAAVLLVVIAATAFFLTRPDGNGSSTQNASGQQVMPFNGLNFRFAPGGVAVDPSGTVYVTNQTMYGRVITLPDGSTSPTVKPFNGLYEPQGIAVDGAGKIYVSDFNNRVVALAGGSNNQVVLPFNGLNYPEGVAVDPQGNVYVADRGNNRVLKLAAGSNTQTELPFNGLKNPDGVAVDSDGNIYVTDTDNNRVLKLDAGTSNQSELPFTGMSAPWGITVDGAGNVYVTEHDNNVVAKLPAGATASVELPFNGLNTPLSVAVDKKGSVYVADRGNGRVLRLPPGS from the coding sequence GTGACCAACACCGGGTCGGAATCGCGGGTTGGGTCACGCTTTGGGCCCTACCTACTTGTGCGTCTGATCGGACGCGGCGGCATGGGCGAGGTCTACGAGGCTGAAGACACCCGCAAGCAACGCGTGGTGGCACTCAAGCTCATCTCGACCCAGTACTCGAACAACCCGGTTTTCCGGTCCCGGATGCAGCGCGAAGCCGACATCGCCGGCCGGTTGACCGAGCCGCACATCGTGCCGATTCATGACTACGGCGAACTCGAGGGACACTTCTATGTGGAGATGCGCCTGATCGACGGCGTGTCGCTACGGTCCATGTTGACGCAGTTCGGGCCGATGAGCCCGGCTCGGACGGTGGCCATCGTCCGGCAGGTCGCGGCGGCGCTCGACGCCGCGCACGCCAGCGGCATCACCCACCGTGACGTCAAGCCGGAGAACATCCTGATCGCCCAGAACGACTTCGCCTATCTGGTCGATTTCGGAATTGCTAAAGCGGCGCACGACCCCAATCTGACGCAGAGCGGGATGGCCGTCGGGACCTACAACTACATGGCTCCCGAGCGGTTCACCGGCGACGAAGTCACGTATCGGGCCGACATCTACGCGCTGGCCTGCGTGCTGGGCGAGTGTCTGACCGGGGCACCGCCCTACCGTGCGGACAGCGTCGAGCGCCTGATCGCTTCGCACCTGATGGAGCCGATCCCGCGACCGAGCGTGATCCGGCCGGGCCAGGTACCCGCAGCGCTCGACAACGTGATCGCCAAGGGCATGGCGAAGAACCCCAATGACCGCTACATGACCGCCGGCGATCTGGCCATCGCCGCGCATGAGGCGCTCAGCACGCCTGATCAGCGCCAGGAGGCCACCATCCTGCGCCGGGGCGACAACGAGACGTTGATGCTTCCTGCAGTTGATCCCGGTGCGGGCGGTTGGTCGAGCCAGGGCGGTTCTGGTTCCTACCCGAGCAGCCCCGCGACGATGCGGGCACCGGTTCCGCCCTTCCGCACGGGCGACGAGACGATGGCGCAACCACTGCCCTCAAACACGGGCGGCTGGCGGGAGAGGCCGCAGAGCACCTCCGATCAGTTCACCCAGGCCGCCCCGATTCCCGCCGCGGGGTGGGCCAGTCACCCCGGCGTCGCCAATCCCTCGGGACCGGTCCCCATGGGCCCCCCGCCCTACCAACAGCATTCCCAACCACACCCGACCACGCCCCCGGCACCGCCACCGAAGCCGAAGAAGTCACGCAAGGCGCTGATCATCGGAGCGGCGGCCGCGGCCGTGCTGCTGGTCGTGATCGCTGCCACCGCGTTCTTCCTCACCCGGCCCGACGGCAACGGGTCGTCGACGCAGAACGCGTCCGGACAGCAGGTGATGCCGTTCAACGGCCTGAACTTCCGCTTCGCCCCGGGCGGGGTCGCGGTCGACCCCAGCGGCACCGTATACGTCACCAACCAGACCATGTACGGCCGCGTGATAACGCTGCCGGACGGATCCACATCGCCGACGGTCAAGCCGTTCAACGGACTGTACGAACCGCAGGGCATCGCCGTGGACGGCGCCGGCAAGATCTACGTCAGCGACTTCAACAACCGGGTGGTAGCGCTGGCGGGCGGGTCCAACAACCAGGTGGTGCTGCCCTTCAACGGGCTCAACTACCCCGAGGGTGTCGCGGTGGACCCGCAGGGCAACGTCTACGTCGCCGACCGTGGCAACAACCGGGTGCTCAAGCTGGCGGCGGGCAGCAACACGCAGACCGAGTTGCCGTTCAACGGCCTAAAGAACCCCGACGGGGTGGCCGTGGACAGCGACGGCAACATCTACGTCACCGACACCGACAACAACCGGGTGCTTAAGCTGGATGCCGGGACCAGCAACCAGTCCGAGCTGCCTTTCACCGGCATGAGCGCGCCGTGGGGCATCACCGTCGACGGGGCCGGCAACGTCTACGTCACCGAGCACGACAACAACGTGGTGGCAAAGTTGCCGGCCGGCGCGACCGCCTCGGTCGAACTGCCGTTCAACGGCCTGAACACCCCGTTGTCGGTGGCCGTTGACAAGAAGGGCAGCGTCTACGTCGCCGACCGCGGCAATGGCCGGGTGTTGCGCCTTCCGCCCGGCTCGTGA
- a CDS encoding Ku protein, which yields MRSIWKGSIAFGLVNVPVKVYSATQDHDIKFHQVHDKDNGRIRYKRVCEVCGEVVEYSHIARAFESDDGKSVIITDDDIATLPEERSREIEVLEFVPASEVDPMLFDRSYFLEPDSKSSKSYVLLAKTLAETDRMAIVHFSLRNKTRLAALRVKDFGKRDVMVIHTLLWPDEIRDPDFPVLDKEVEIKPAELKMAGQVVESMADDFDPDRYHDTYQEQLQELVDAKLEGEEAFTVEEQPTELDETEDVSDLLAKLEASVKARSGATKESAKKEPADKEPAKKEPAKKAPAKAAKKTPAKKAPAKKSAAKKAGTKATSK from the coding sequence ATGCGCTCCATCTGGAAGGGCTCGATCGCTTTCGGGCTCGTGAACGTGCCGGTCAAGGTGTACAGCGCCACCCAGGACCACGACATCAAGTTCCACCAGGTGCACGACAAGGACAACGGACGCATCCGCTACAAACGCGTGTGCGAGGTGTGCGGAGAGGTCGTCGAATACAGTCACATCGCCCGGGCTTTCGAATCCGACGACGGCAAGAGCGTGATCATCACCGACGACGACATCGCCACCCTGCCCGAGGAACGCAGCCGGGAGATCGAAGTGCTGGAGTTCGTTCCGGCCAGCGAGGTCGACCCGATGCTGTTCGACCGCAGCTACTTCCTGGAGCCGGATTCGAAATCCTCCAAATCGTATGTGCTGCTGGCCAAGACGCTCGCCGAGACGGATCGCATGGCGATCGTGCACTTTTCCCTGCGCAACAAGACCCGGCTGGCTGCCTTACGGGTCAAGGATTTCGGCAAGCGCGACGTGATGGTGATTCATACCCTGTTGTGGCCGGACGAAATCCGTGACCCGGACTTCCCGGTGCTGGACAAGGAAGTGGAGATCAAACCGGCCGAGCTGAAGATGGCGGGCCAGGTGGTCGAGTCGATGGCCGACGACTTCGACCCGGACCGCTACCACGACACCTACCAGGAACAGTTGCAGGAACTGGTCGACGCCAAACTCGAAGGCGAAGAAGCGTTTACGGTCGAGGAGCAACCGACCGAACTCGACGAGACCGAAGATGTCTCCGATCTGCTCGCCAAACTCGAGGCCAGCGTGAAAGCGCGCTCGGGCGCGACGAAGGAGTCGGCCAAGAAGGAACCGGCCGACAAAGAACCGGCGAAAAAGGAACCAGCCAAGAAGGCACCCGCCAAAGCGGCGAAGAAAACGCCGGCCAAGAAAGCTCCGGCCAAGAAGTCTGCGGCCAAGAAGGCCGGCACCAAAGCCACCAGCAAATGA
- a CDS encoding ATP-dependent DNA ligase yields the protein MGTAGPSSSSQQVKLTNADKVLYPATGTTKADIFDYYTGIAAVMLPHIAGRPATRKRWPNGVDHDSFFEKQLASSAPDWLPRASVSHRSGTTTYPIIDSVDGLAWIAQQAALEVHVPQWRFVAEWTRAGESLAPGPATRLVFDLDPGEGVTMAQLADVAREVRDLIADIGLQTYPLTSGSKGLHLYSPLDEPVSSRGASVLAKRVAQQLEKTMPKLVTSTMTKSLRAGKVFVDWSQNNGAKTTIAPYSLRGREHPTVAAPRTWEELDDPDLRQLSYDEVLDRVARDGDLLAELDRDAPVSDRLSKYRSMRDASKTPEPVPRAKPATGHDNTFVIQEHHARRLHYDFRLERDGVLVSWAIPKNLPETTAVNHLAVHTEDHPLEYAGFEGSIPKGEYGAGKVIIWDAGTYETEKFRDGPEKGREKGEVIVTLHGNRISGRYALIQTNGDQWLAHRMKDQKVFDFDGLAPMLTTHGSVTGLKKGPWAFEGKWDGYRLLVNADHGDLALRSRSGRDVTGEFPQLRSVAADLADHHVVLDGEVVALDQHGVPSFHQMQNRVRATRIEFWAFDLLYLDGRSLLRAKYSDRRRLLETLGEAGDLIVPELLPGDGDEALQYSAKQGWEGVVAKKRDSTYQPGRRSASWIKDKHWNTQEVVIGGWRQGEGGRGGGIGALVVGIPGPDGLQFAGRVGTGFTDRDLANLKKTLAPLHTDESPFSTKLPARDARGVTFVRPSLVGEVRYSEWTPDNRLRQPSWRGLRPDKNPNEVVRE from the coding sequence ATGGGTACGGCCGGTCCGTCGTCATCGTCGCAGCAGGTCAAGCTGACCAATGCCGACAAAGTGCTCTACCCGGCCACCGGGACCACCAAGGCCGACATCTTCGACTATTACACCGGTATCGCCGCGGTGATGCTGCCGCACATCGCCGGACGGCCCGCCACCCGCAAACGCTGGCCCAACGGTGTGGACCACGACTCGTTCTTCGAGAAGCAACTGGCTTCCTCAGCGCCGGACTGGTTGCCCCGCGCCAGCGTCAGCCACCGCTCCGGAACCACCACGTACCCGATCATCGACAGCGTGGACGGGCTGGCGTGGATTGCGCAGCAGGCGGCACTGGAAGTGCACGTGCCGCAATGGCGATTCGTCGCGGAGTGGACCCGGGCCGGGGAAAGCCTTGCGCCGGGCCCGGCGACCCGGCTGGTGTTCGACCTGGACCCGGGCGAAGGCGTGACGATGGCGCAGCTGGCCGACGTGGCGCGGGAGGTGCGGGACCTGATCGCCGACATCGGGTTGCAGACCTATCCGCTGACCAGTGGCAGTAAGGGTCTGCACCTTTACAGCCCGCTGGACGAGCCGGTGAGTAGCCGCGGCGCCAGCGTGCTGGCGAAACGCGTTGCGCAACAACTGGAAAAGACGATGCCGAAGCTGGTCACCTCGACGATGACCAAAAGCCTGCGGGCCGGCAAGGTGTTCGTGGACTGGAGCCAGAACAACGGCGCGAAAACCACGATCGCGCCGTATTCACTGCGCGGGCGCGAACATCCGACGGTCGCAGCGCCTCGTACCTGGGAGGAACTCGACGACCCCGATCTGCGCCAACTCAGCTACGACGAGGTGCTGGACCGGGTGGCCCGCGACGGTGATCTGCTGGCCGAACTCGACCGTGATGCCCCCGTGTCAGACAGGTTGAGCAAGTACCGCAGCATGCGCGACGCGTCCAAGACTCCCGAGCCGGTGCCAAGAGCGAAACCCGCTACCGGACACGACAATACGTTCGTCATCCAGGAGCACCACGCACGCCGGCTGCACTACGACTTCCGGCTGGAGCGCGACGGCGTGTTGGTGTCCTGGGCGATCCCGAAAAATCTGCCCGAGACCACGGCGGTCAACCACCTGGCCGTGCACACCGAAGACCACCCCCTGGAGTACGCCGGCTTCGAGGGCTCCATCCCCAAAGGTGAGTACGGTGCGGGCAAGGTGATCATCTGGGATGCCGGCACCTATGAGACCGAGAAGTTCCGCGACGGGCCGGAAAAGGGGCGGGAAAAAGGGGAGGTCATCGTCACCCTGCACGGCAACCGGATCTCGGGACGCTACGCGCTGATTCAGACCAACGGTGACCAATGGCTGGCGCACCGGATGAAAGACCAGAAGGTCTTCGATTTCGACGGGCTCGCGCCGATGCTCACCACCCACGGATCGGTCACCGGTCTGAAGAAGGGCCCGTGGGCGTTCGAAGGTAAGTGGGATGGTTACCGGCTGCTCGTCAATGCCGACCACGGCGACCTTGCACTGCGGTCCCGCAGTGGGCGCGACGTCACGGGCGAATTTCCGCAATTACGTTCGGTGGCGGCGGATCTCGCCGATCATCACGTGGTGCTCGACGGCGAGGTCGTGGCGCTCGACCAGCACGGTGTGCCCAGCTTCCACCAGATGCAGAACCGGGTGCGGGCCACCCGCATCGAGTTCTGGGCGTTCGACCTGTTGTACCTGGACGGCCGCTCGCTGCTGCGGGCCAAGTACTCCGATCGGCGGCGGTTGCTGGAAACCCTGGGCGAGGCAGGTGATCTCATCGTTCCCGAGCTGCTGCCCGGTGACGGTGACGAGGCACTGCAGTATTCGGCCAAGCAGGGTTGGGAGGGCGTGGTCGCCAAGAAACGGGACTCGACCTATCAGCCCGGCCGGCGCTCGGCGTCCTGGATCAAGGACAAGCACTGGAACACCCAGGAAGTCGTCATCGGCGGGTGGCGGCAGGGAGAGGGCGGCCGCGGCGGCGGTATCGGCGCGCTGGTCGTCGGCATACCCGGCCCCGACGGATTGCAGTTCGCCGGGCGGGTCGGCACCGGATTCACCGATCGCGACCTGGCGAACCTCAAGAAGACGCTGGCCCCGCTGCACACCGACGAATCGCCGTTCAGTACAAAGCTTCCCGCCCGAGACGCCCGCGGCGTTACCTTTGTGCGGCCTTCGTTGGTGGGCGAGGTGCGCTACAGCGAGTGGACTCCGGACAACCGGCTGCGTCAGCCCAGCTGGCGTGGGCTACGGCCCGACAAGAATCCGAATGAGGTGGTGCGCGAATGA
- the pstS gene encoding phosphate ABC transporter substrate-binding protein PstS, translating into MKSTRTRVALSLLVASALVLSGCGGNSGKSASSSSSAAPVVPVNCGGKKKILAGGSTAQKNAMEQFVYSYIHACPGHTLDYAANGSGAGMKAFLGNETDFAGSDSPMNPDKGEPDRARERCGSPAWDIPVVFGPIAVTYNINGVNALSLDGPTIAKIFNGAITKWDDPAIKALNQSTNLPPTPIHVVFRGDQSGTTDNFQRYLDAASNGAWGKGAGQAFNGGVGEGAAGNDGTSQAMKRTDGSITYNEWSFAVGHQLNMAQVITSAGPQAVSISAETVGKTIAGATFKPGSDTNDLIVDTSSFYKPTQSGAYPIVLVTYEIVCSKYPDTPTGQAVKAFMQATIGDGQVGLDEYGYIPLPNSFQSKLVPVVNAIT; encoded by the coding sequence GTGAAGTCCACTCGAACTCGCGTCGCGCTCAGCCTGCTGGTTGCCAGCGCACTGGTGTTGTCGGGATGTGGCGGCAATTCCGGGAAATCGGCGTCGTCGTCATCGAGTGCCGCACCCGTCGTCCCGGTCAACTGCGGCGGCAAGAAGAAGATCCTCGCCGGCGGCTCCACCGCACAGAAGAACGCGATGGAACAGTTCGTCTACTCCTACATTCACGCCTGCCCAGGCCACACCCTGGACTACGCCGCCAACGGCTCGGGCGCCGGCATGAAGGCCTTTCTCGGCAACGAAACAGACTTCGCCGGCTCCGACTCCCCGATGAATCCCGACAAGGGCGAACCGGACCGGGCCCGCGAGCGGTGCGGCTCGCCGGCATGGGACATTCCCGTCGTCTTCGGCCCGATCGCGGTGACCTACAACATCAACGGGGTCAATGCGCTGAGCCTGGACGGACCCACCATCGCCAAGATCTTCAACGGCGCGATCACCAAATGGGACGACCCGGCCATCAAAGCCCTGAACCAGAGCACCAACCTGCCGCCCACGCCGATCCACGTCGTGTTCCGCGGCGACCAGTCCGGCACCACCGACAACTTCCAGCGCTATCTCGATGCCGCCTCCAACGGCGCCTGGGGCAAAGGCGCGGGACAGGCGTTCAACGGGGGTGTCGGTGAAGGCGCTGCCGGCAACGACGGCACGTCACAGGCCATGAAACGAACCGACGGGTCAATTACCTACAACGAATGGTCTTTCGCGGTGGGGCACCAGTTGAACATGGCCCAGGTCATCACCTCGGCCGGCCCGCAGGCGGTGTCGATCAGTGCCGAGACGGTGGGCAAGACGATCGCCGGGGCCACCTTCAAACCCGGCAGCGATACCAACGACCTGATTGTCGACACCTCGTCCTTCTACAAGCCGACTCAGTCCGGCGCCTACCCGATCGTGTTGGTCACCTACGAGATCGTCTGCTCCAAATATCCAGACACCCCGACGGGTCAGGCGGTTAAGGCGTTCATGCAAGCCACAATTGGCGACGGCCAGGTCGGCTTGGATGAGTACGGATACATCCCACTGCCGAATTCGTTCCAATCCAAATTGGTGCCGGTCGTCAACGCAATCACGTGA
- the pstA gene encoding phosphate ABC transporter permease PstA yields MLYRHLSLRRRITNNVATGFFVASFLIALVPLVWLLAVVIARGWHAVVQMDWWTHSLRGVLPEEFTGGVYQALYGTVVQAGVAAVIAVPLGLMTAVYLVEYGTSRLARVTTFMVDVLAGVPSIVAALFIFSLWIATLGLQQSAFAVSLALVLLMLPVVVRSTEEMLRLVPDELREASYALGVPKWKTIVRIVAPIATPGIISGVLLAVARVIGETAPVLVLVGYSRSINYDIFNGNMASLPLLIYTELTNPEHAGFLRVWGAALTLIIMVAVINLSAAGMRFLATRRR; encoded by the coding sequence ATGCTGTACCGCCACCTCAGCCTGCGTCGCCGGATCACGAACAACGTCGCGACCGGCTTCTTCGTAGCGTCGTTTCTGATCGCGTTGGTGCCGTTGGTCTGGCTGCTGGCGGTGGTGATCGCGCGCGGCTGGCATGCGGTCGTGCAGATGGACTGGTGGACGCACTCGCTGCGGGGCGTGCTGCCCGAGGAGTTCACCGGCGGGGTGTACCAGGCCCTGTACGGGACTGTGGTGCAGGCCGGCGTGGCGGCGGTCATCGCGGTGCCGCTGGGGCTGATGACCGCGGTTTATCTGGTCGAATACGGGACCAGCCGGCTGGCGCGGGTGACGACGTTCATGGTGGACGTGCTGGCCGGGGTGCCGTCGATCGTGGCCGCCCTGTTCATCTTCAGCCTCTGGATCGCCACGCTCGGGTTGCAGCAGAGCGCCTTCGCGGTGTCGTTGGCGCTGGTGCTGCTGATGTTGCCGGTGGTGGTGCGCTCCACCGAGGAGATGCTGCGGCTGGTACCCGACGAGTTACGCGAAGCGAGTTATGCGCTGGGCGTTCCCAAGTGGAAGACGATCGTGCGGATCGTGGCGCCCATCGCGACGCCGGGCATCATCTCCGGGGTGTTGCTCGCGGTCGCCCGGGTGATCGGTGAGACCGCGCCGGTGCTGGTGCTGGTGGGTTACAGCCGATCGATCAACTACGACATTTTCAACGGCAACATGGCTTCGCTGCCGCTGCTGATCTACACCGAACTCACCAACCCCGAACACGCTGGATTCCTGCGCGTCTGGGGAGCGGCGCTGACCCTGATCATCATGGTCGCCGTCATCAACCTGTCGGCGGCGGGGATGCGGTTCCTGGCTACCCGGCGGCGCTGA
- a CDS encoding carbohydrate kinase family protein, translating to MARGLVIGEALIDIVEGRSEHVGGSPLNVAVGLAKLGRGVDFLTHIADDVHGRQIASYLKSAGVQLVPGSTDAEHTPTAVATLADDGSATYEFDLDWRLSGTPPVPPPLFVHTGSIAAVREPGCLAVAALLDAYRVSATITFDPNVRPSLIVDRDQARERIDKLVARADVVKVSDEDLRWLMPERAPLDTARSWLACGPAIVAVTQGSQGASAFCAAGDTAVPARPVDVVDTVGAGDAFMVGLLDTLWELDLLGGGRRNHLRRIGLHTLASALDVATTASALTVSRAGADLPDRAALQASTSGPAVSPG from the coding sequence ATGGCGCGTGGGCTGGTCATCGGTGAAGCCCTGATCGACATCGTCGAGGGGCGCTCCGAGCATGTCGGCGGCAGCCCGCTGAACGTCGCCGTCGGCCTGGCGAAGCTGGGCAGAGGTGTCGACTTCCTGACCCACATCGCCGACGACGTCCACGGCCGACAGATCGCTAGCTATCTGAAAAGTGCTGGCGTGCAACTGGTTCCGGGCAGCACCGATGCCGAGCACACCCCCACCGCGGTAGCCACCCTGGCGGACGACGGCTCGGCCACCTACGAGTTCGACCTGGACTGGCGACTCTCCGGCACCCCGCCCGTCCCGCCGCCGCTGTTCGTGCACACCGGATCCATCGCCGCCGTACGCGAGCCGGGCTGCCTGGCCGTCGCGGCACTGCTGGACGCCTACCGGGTGTCGGCGACCATCACCTTCGACCCCAACGTGCGCCCGTCGCTGATCGTCGACCGCGACCAGGCACGCGAACGCATCGACAAGCTGGTGGCCCGCGCCGACGTCGTCAAGGTTAGCGACGAGGACCTGCGCTGGCTGATGCCCGAGCGGGCGCCGCTCGACACGGCGCGCAGCTGGCTGGCCTGCGGACCTGCGATCGTGGCCGTCACGCAGGGCAGTCAGGGAGCGTCGGCCTTCTGCGCGGCCGGTGACACGGCGGTGCCCGCCAGGCCGGTCGACGTCGTCGACACCGTCGGCGCCGGCGACGCGTTCATGGTCGGACTGCTCGACACACTCTGGGAACTGGACCTGCTGGGTGGCGGCCGGCGCAACCACCTACGCCGGATCGGGCTGCACACTCTGGCGTCGGCACTCGACGTCGCGACGACGGCGTCTGCGCTGACGGTCTCGCGCGCCGGTGCCGACCTACCAGACCGGGCCGCGCTGCAGGCAAGCACGTCCGGCCCGGCGGTGTCACCGGGTTAG
- a CDS encoding fumarylacetoacetate hydrolase family protein, with the protein MKWVTYRSPEGERTGVLSGDEIFAVAPGTTLLELIGEGPAGLRAAGEAALASPDAVVALADVTLAAPIPRPPSIRDSLCFLDHMRNCQEATGAGRVLADTWYRIPAFYFACPATVLGPYDEAPSAPGSAWQDFELEIAAVIGISGRDLTIEQAEQAIIGYMIFNDWSARDLQMLEGQLRIGQAKGKDSGVTLGPWLVTPDELEPYFQGGKLGLQVRALVNDNVIGTGSTGSMDWSFGEVISYASRGVTLRPGDVIGSGTVPTCTLVEHLTKPESFPGWLRDGDVVTLQVEGLGETRQTVRSTPAPVPLAPRRNPSVAPEVPRVNPARAKVPYTRGLHEVGDRVWAWTLPDGGFGWSNAGLVTGDGASLLVDTLFDLPLTREMLDAMRPITDGAPITDALISHSNGDHTHGNQLLGSGVRIIAAADTAEEIAHDTTADQLVTIQVADLGPATTRFVRDRFGYFDFRGIEIRNADETFDRELSIDVGGRRVDLLNLGPAHTAADSVVHVPDAGVLFGGDLLFIGCTPIVWNGPIANWIAACDTMIALDAPTVVPGHGPVSDPDGIRAVRDYFVYITEQTDALYAKGLSFVEAIDAIDLGEYASWLDCERVVVNMYKRYCELDAETPAQEVLGLVVMQAEWLAKRGGL; encoded by the coding sequence ATGAAATGGGTTACCTACCGCAGTCCCGAGGGCGAACGTACCGGGGTGCTTTCCGGCGACGAGATCTTTGCCGTCGCGCCGGGAACGACGCTGCTCGAACTGATCGGTGAAGGGCCTGCCGGGCTGCGTGCGGCCGGGGAAGCGGCGTTGGCGTCGCCGGACGCGGTGGTGGCGCTCGCGGATGTCACTTTAGCCGCACCGATTCCGCGCCCGCCGTCGATCCGGGACAGCCTGTGCTTCCTCGACCACATGCGCAACTGCCAGGAAGCGACCGGCGCCGGCCGGGTGTTGGCTGACACCTGGTACCGCATCCCGGCGTTTTACTTCGCCTGTCCGGCAACGGTATTGGGACCGTATGACGAAGCGCCGTCAGCGCCCGGAAGTGCTTGGCAGGACTTCGAATTGGAGATCGCCGCGGTCATCGGCATTTCCGGTCGCGACTTGACGATCGAGCAGGCCGAGCAGGCGATCATCGGCTACATGATCTTCAACGACTGGTCGGCGCGGGATCTGCAGATGCTGGAGGGGCAGCTGCGGATCGGGCAGGCCAAGGGGAAGGACAGCGGGGTCACGCTGGGGCCTTGGCTGGTCACCCCCGATGAGTTGGAGCCCTACTTTCAGGGCGGCAAACTCGGGTTGCAGGTCCGGGCGCTGGTCAACGACAACGTGATCGGGACCGGATCGACAGGAAGCATGGACTGGAGCTTCGGCGAGGTTATCTCCTACGCCTCGCGGGGCGTGACGTTGCGGCCCGGCGATGTGATCGGCTCCGGCACGGTGCCCACCTGCACCCTCGTCGAGCACCTGACGAAGCCGGAGTCCTTCCCGGGCTGGCTGCGCGACGGCGACGTGGTGACTCTTCAGGTCGAAGGGCTGGGGGAGACCCGGCAAACCGTGCGATCGACGCCGGCGCCGGTTCCGTTGGCGCCGCGGCGCAATCCTTCTGTGGCCCCCGAGGTGCCGCGTGTCAACCCGGCGCGGGCCAAGGTGCCCTACACGCGCGGACTCCACGAGGTCGGCGACCGGGTCTGGGCATGGACGCTGCCGGATGGCGGATTCGGTTGGAGCAATGCCGGTTTGGTCACCGGTGACGGCGCATCGCTGTTGGTGGACACGTTGTTCGACTTGCCGTTGACGCGCGAGATGCTGGACGCCATGCGGCCCATCACCGATGGAGCGCCCATCACCGATGCACTGATCAGCCACTCCAACGGTGACCACACGCACGGTAATCAGTTGCTGGGGTCTGGTGTCCGGATTATCGCCGCTGCCGACACCGCCGAAGAGATCGCTCATGACACCACCGCGGACCAGCTGGTCACGATCCAGGTGGCCGACCTGGGTCCGGCGACGACGCGATTCGTGCGAGACCGGTTCGGCTACTTCGATTTCCGCGGCATCGAGATCCGCAACGCCGACGAGACGTTTGACCGCGAGCTGAGCATCGATGTAGGCGGCCGCAGGGTCGACCTGCTGAACCTGGGGCCGGCACACACCGCGGCCGACTCGGTGGTGCACGTGCCTGATGCGGGTGTGCTGTTCGGCGGCGACCTGCTGTTCATCGGTTGCACGCCGATCGTGTGGAACGGCCCGATCGCCAATTGGATTGCGGCCTGCGACACCATGATCGCTTTAGATGCGCCAACCGTGGTGCCCGGCCACGGCCCGGTCAGCGATCCGGACGGAATCCGCGCCGTCCGTGACTATTTCGTATACATCACCGAGCAGACCGACGCGCTTTATGCGAAGGGATTGTCATTCGTCGAGGCGATCGATGCCATCGACCTCGGCGAATACGCGTCCTGGCTGGACTGCGAGCGAGTGGTGGTCAACATGTACAAGCGCTACTGCGAACTGGATGCCGAAACGCCGGCGCAGGAAGTGCTGGGGTTGGTTGTGATGCAGGCCGAGTGGCTCGCGAAACGGGGCGGGTTATGA